A genome region from Stenotrophomonas maltophilia includes the following:
- the aroA gene encoding 3-phosphoshikimate 1-carboxyvinyltransferase, with protein MSNAQHWIARKGQPLQGSLTIPGDKSVSHRSVMFAALADGTSHIEGFLEGEDTRATARIFSQLGVRIETPSPSQRIVHGVGVDGLKAPDAPLDCGNAGTGMRLLAGLLAGQAFDCTLIGDESLSGRPMRRVTGPLSQMGAKIDTQDDGTPPLQVHGGQSLHGIDFASPVASAQIKSAVLLAGLYAQGETQVTEPHPTRDYTERMLSAFGVDIEFSPGKACLRGGQRLRATDIVVPADFSSAAFYLVAASIIPGSELRLKQVGLNPRRTGLLHALRLMGADITEENPAEQGGEPVADLVVRYAPLKGARIPEALVPDMIDEFPALFVAAAAAEGQTVVSGAAELRVKESDRLGAMATGLRALGMQVDETEDGATLHGGVRLGSGTIESHGDHRIAMAFAIAGQISDGEVRINDIANVATSFPDFDGLARSAGFNLA; from the coding sequence ATGAGCAACGCGCAACACTGGATTGCCCGCAAGGGCCAGCCGCTGCAGGGCAGCCTGACCATTCCCGGCGACAAGTCGGTCTCGCACCGCTCGGTGATGTTCGCCGCGCTGGCCGATGGCACCTCGCATATCGAAGGCTTCCTGGAAGGCGAAGACACCCGCGCCACCGCGCGCATCTTCAGCCAGCTCGGCGTGCGCATCGAAACGCCCAGCCCGTCGCAGCGGATCGTGCATGGCGTCGGCGTCGATGGGCTGAAGGCCCCAGACGCACCGCTGGACTGCGGCAATGCCGGTACCGGCATGCGCCTGCTGGCCGGCCTGCTGGCAGGCCAGGCCTTCGATTGCACGCTGATCGGCGATGAATCGCTGTCGGGCCGCCCGATGCGTCGCGTCACCGGCCCGCTGTCGCAGATGGGCGCGAAGATCGACACCCAGGACGACGGCACGCCGCCGCTGCAGGTGCATGGCGGCCAGTCGCTGCACGGCATCGACTTCGCCTCGCCGGTGGCCAGCGCACAGATCAAGTCGGCGGTGCTGTTGGCCGGACTGTACGCGCAGGGCGAAACCCAGGTGACCGAACCGCATCCGACCCGTGACTACACCGAGCGCATGCTGTCGGCGTTCGGCGTGGATATCGAATTCTCGCCGGGCAAGGCGTGCCTGCGTGGCGGCCAGCGCCTGCGTGCCACGGACATCGTGGTGCCGGCCGACTTCTCGTCTGCGGCGTTCTATCTGGTGGCCGCCAGCATCATTCCCGGCTCCGAACTGCGCCTGAAGCAGGTTGGCCTGAACCCGCGTCGCACCGGCCTGCTGCACGCGCTGCGCCTGATGGGCGCGGACATCACCGAAGAGAATCCGGCCGAGCAGGGGGGTGAACCCGTTGCCGATCTGGTGGTGCGCTACGCCCCGCTGAAGGGCGCACGCATTCCGGAAGCGCTGGTGCCGGACATGATTGACGAATTCCCCGCGCTGTTCGTGGCGGCCGCGGCCGCAGAAGGCCAGACCGTGGTGAGCGGTGCGGCCGAGCTGCGAGTGAAGGAATCCGATCGTCTCGGTGCGATGGCCACTGGCTTGCGCGCGCTGGGCATGCAGGTGGACGAAACCGAAGACGGTGCCACCCTGCACGGTGGCGTGCGCTTGGGCAGCGGCACCATCGAAAGCCACGGCGACCATCGCATTGCCATGGCGTTCGCCATTGCCGGCCAGATCAGTGACGGCGAAGTGCGCATCAACGATATCGCCAACGTCGCCACGTCGTTCCCGGATTTCGACGGCCTTGCGCGCAGCGCCGGTTTCAACCTGGCCTGA
- the serC gene encoding 3-phosphoserine/phosphohydroxythreonine transaminase, whose amino-acid sequence MTRAFNFSAGPATLPESVLRQAQAEMLDWHGSGASIVEMSHRGAEFMSVAAEAEADLRRLLDIPDDYAVLFLSGGATTQQALIPLNFAAPGQRADYVVSGHWGKTAVKQAGVYVDVNIAASSEGDGYRTLPPRADWQLSPGAAYVHITANETIHGVEFRDVPDTGNVPLIADFSSSIASEPLDVRRYGVIYAGAQKNLGPVGIAVMIIRRDLLERSGQPRADIFDYRSHVARDSMLNTPPTWNWYLAGLVFKWMLAEGGVTEFAKRNAAKAALVYGAIDGSGGFYRNEVAHAARSRMNIPFFLPDAELDARFVAEAKAAGLLALKGHKVVGGIRASLYNAMPLAGAEALVAFMADFQQRHG is encoded by the coding sequence ATGACGCGCGCGTTCAACTTCAGTGCCGGCCCTGCAACCTTGCCGGAATCGGTCCTGCGCCAGGCGCAGGCGGAAATGCTGGACTGGCACGGTTCCGGTGCCTCCATTGTGGAAATGAGCCATCGCGGCGCGGAATTCATGTCGGTGGCCGCCGAGGCCGAGGCCGACCTGCGTCGCCTGCTCGATATCCCCGACGACTATGCGGTGCTGTTCCTGTCCGGTGGCGCCACCACTCAGCAGGCGCTGATCCCGCTCAACTTCGCCGCCCCCGGCCAGCGCGCCGACTATGTGGTCAGTGGCCACTGGGGCAAGACCGCGGTCAAGCAGGCCGGTGTCTACGTCGACGTCAACATCGCCGCCAGCAGTGAGGGCGACGGATACCGCACCTTGCCGCCGCGTGCCGATTGGCAGCTCTCGCCCGGTGCGGCCTACGTGCACATCACCGCCAACGAGACCATCCACGGCGTCGAGTTCCGTGATGTGCCCGACACCGGCAACGTCCCGTTGATCGCCGATTTCAGTTCGTCCATCGCCAGCGAGCCGCTGGATGTGCGCCGCTACGGCGTGATCTACGCCGGCGCGCAGAAGAACCTCGGTCCGGTCGGCATCGCGGTGATGATCATCCGCCGTGACCTGCTCGAACGCAGTGGCCAGCCGCGCGCGGACATCTTCGATTACCGCTCGCACGTCGCCCGCGATTCGATGCTCAACACCCCGCCGACCTGGAACTGGTATCTGGCCGGCCTGGTGTTCAAGTGGATGCTGGCCGAGGGCGGCGTGACCGAGTTCGCCAAGCGCAACGCCGCCAAGGCCGCGTTGGTATACGGCGCCATCGACGGCTCCGGCGGCTTCTACCGCAATGAGGTCGCACATGCGGCCCGTTCGCGGATGAACATCCCGTTCTTCCTGCCCGATGCCGAACTCGACGCCCGTTTCGTCGCCGAAGCCAAGGCTGCCGGCCTGCTGGCGCTGAAGGGCCACAAGGTGGTCGGGGGCATCCGGGCCTCGCTGTACAACGCCATGCCGCTGGCCGGGGCCGAGGCGCTGGTCGCTTTCATGGCCGATTTCCAGCAGCGTCACGGTTGA
- a CDS encoding energy transducer TonB — protein MAATTHEDLHSPHLQEDSNLQHKPTSPWMWIALIVAMFAAALLWLRHSNQEDVAPAPVGERMLPAPEEAAVTDAAAPAAPQAAPATASRKAAPVVRNREARPLASNRMPTYPAAALRSGVQGSVIASLSVDTRGNVANAAIVSRSGERSRDLDRAVLSTVQNWKFQPAMHEGRAIASVVRVPVDFRTEQR, from the coding sequence ATGGCTGCCACCACCCACGAAGACCTTCATTCGCCGCATCTGCAGGAAGATTCCAACCTGCAGCACAAACCCACGTCGCCCTGGATGTGGATCGCGCTGATCGTGGCGATGTTTGCGGCCGCCCTGCTCTGGCTGCGTCATTCGAACCAGGAAGACGTGGCACCGGCGCCAGTTGGTGAGCGCATGCTTCCCGCCCCCGAGGAGGCAGCGGTGACGGATGCAGCGGCCCCTGCCGCGCCCCAGGCAGCCCCCGCTACTGCTTCGCGGAAGGCCGCCCCGGTAGTGCGCAATCGTGAGGCCCGGCCGCTGGCCAGCAACCGCATGCCCACCTACCCCGCCGCCGCGCTGCGTAGTGGCGTGCAGGGCAGCGTGATCGCCAGCCTGAGTGTCGATACCCGCGGCAACGTCGCCAATGCCGCGATCGTTTCGCGCAGCGGCGAGCGCAGTCGCGATCTGGACCGCGCAGTGCTGAGCACTGTGCAGAACTGGAAGTTCCAGCCGGCGATGCACGAAGGCCGTGCCATCGCCAGCGTGGTGCGGGTCCCGGTGGATTTCCGTACCGAGCAGCGTTGA
- the pheA gene encoding prephenate dehydratase: MASSKSSKKAPKKAEPAKDSAPTKAKGKAKAASNPAPTLAPLALADVRSKIDQIDRDIQNLIAERARFAHQVGKAKGKLAAAVDYYRPEREAQVLRMVVDRNEGPLSDELLVHVYREIMSACLAQQEPLKIGYLGPEGTFSQQAVLKHFGRSALGLPMASIEEVFQEVEAGNADFGVVPVENSGQGTIQITLDMFLTSNLKICGEVELRVQQYLMSRSGRIEDIERIYAHPQSFMQTSAWLRANLPKAEKIPVSSNAEGARRARNADDAAAIGGESAGHVYGLKKVVTKPIQNDADNTTRFLVVGRNIFPTSGHDRTSVLVFIHDKPGALFDVLSPFAHHGISMNRIESRPSHHGKWEYGFFIDLAGHIDDAPMQAALAELEAHSAQIKVLGSYPVAVP, encoded by the coding sequence ATGGCAAGCAGCAAATCCAGCAAGAAGGCGCCGAAGAAAGCCGAACCGGCCAAGGACAGCGCGCCCACCAAGGCGAAGGGCAAGGCCAAGGCCGCGTCGAACCCGGCGCCCACCCTGGCGCCGCTGGCGCTGGCCGATGTGCGCTCGAAGATCGACCAGATCGACCGTGACATCCAGAACCTGATCGCCGAGCGCGCGCGTTTCGCCCACCAGGTCGGCAAGGCCAAGGGCAAGCTGGCCGCCGCTGTCGACTACTACCGCCCCGAGCGCGAAGCACAGGTGCTGCGCATGGTGGTCGATCGCAATGAGGGGCCGCTCAGCGACGAGCTGCTGGTGCACGTCTACCGCGAGATCATGTCGGCCTGCCTGGCCCAGCAGGAGCCGCTGAAGATCGGCTACCTCGGCCCGGAAGGCACCTTCAGCCAGCAGGCCGTGCTCAAGCACTTCGGTCGCTCGGCGCTGGGCCTGCCGATGGCCAGCATCGAGGAAGTGTTCCAGGAAGTGGAAGCCGGCAATGCCGATTTCGGCGTGGTGCCGGTGGAGAATTCGGGGCAGGGCACCATCCAGATCACCCTGGACATGTTCCTGACCTCCAACCTGAAGATCTGTGGCGAAGTGGAGCTGCGCGTGCAGCAGTACCTGATGTCGCGCAGCGGCCGCATCGAAGACATCGAGCGCATCTACGCGCACCCGCAGTCGTTCATGCAGACCTCGGCGTGGCTGCGTGCGAACCTGCCGAAGGCCGAAAAGATCCCGGTGTCGAGCAATGCCGAGGGTGCACGCCGTGCGCGCAACGCCGACGACGCGGCGGCCATCGGCGGCGAGAGCGCCGGCCATGTGTACGGCCTGAAGAAGGTGGTCACCAAGCCCATCCAGAACGATGCCGACAACACCACCCGTTTCCTGGTGGTGGGCCGCAACATCTTCCCGACCTCCGGCCACGACCGTACCTCGGTGCTGGTGTTCATCCATGACAAGCCTGGTGCGCTGTTCGACGTGCTCAGCCCGTTCGCCCACCATGGCATCAGCATGAACCGCATCGAGTCGCGCCCGTCGCACCACGGCAAGTGGGAGTACGGCTTCTTCATCGACCTGGCCGGCCACATCGACGACGCGCCGATGCAGGCTGCCCTGGCCGAACTGGAAGCGCACTCGGCGCAGATCAAGGTGCTCGGCTCCTACCCGGTGGCCGTGCCCTGA